In Helicobacter anatolicus, a single genomic region encodes these proteins:
- the tatA gene encoding twin-arginine translocase TatA/TatE family subunit encodes MGGFGSIWHWVIVLLVIVLLFGAKRIPELAKGLGSGIKNFKKAIKEDDEEEIEEIENKKQEKIAATKAEKVKNTKISKED; translated from the coding sequence ATGGGTGGTTTTGGAAGCATTTGGCATTGGGTTATTGTTTTGCTTGTTATTGTATTACTATTTGGTGCAAAAAGAATTCCGGAATTAGCAAAAGGTCTTGGTAGCGGTATCAAAAACTTTAAAAAAGCTATCAAAGAAGATGATGAAGAAGAAATAGAAGAGATAGAGAATAAAAAACAAGAAAAAATTGCTGCTACAAAAGCTGAAAAAGTAAAAAATACAAAAATATCTAAGGAAGATTGA
- the gmk gene encoding guanylate kinase: MHNNMLILSGPSGSGKSTLFQILKQEFDNLYFSISTTTRAPRKGEMHGREYFFVTEKEFLQDIKENKFLEWAQVHQNYYGTSKIPIENALKEDRLIIFDVDVQGHRSIKKYYPFAKSIFITTPTDMILKQRLESRQSDDAITIQKRIQNAYEEMQHIHEFDFVIINDNINQASKSILAIAHSLSCTNFDALALNKKWKTI; the protein is encoded by the coding sequence ATGCATAACAATATGCTTATCTTATCAGGGCCTAGTGGAAGTGGAAAAAGCACTCTCTTTCAAATTTTAAAGCAAGAATTTGACAATCTTTATTTTTCTATATCCACAACTACTAGAGCACCAAGAAAAGGTGAAATGCATGGTAGAGAATATTTTTTTGTTACAGAAAAAGAATTTTTACAAGATATAAAGGAAAATAAATTTTTAGAATGGGCACAAGTGCATCAAAACTATTATGGCACCTCAAAAATTCCTATAGAAAATGCATTAAAAGAAGATCGTTTAATTATATTTGATGTTGATGTGCAAGGACATCGCTCTATTAAAAAATACTATCCTTTTGCAAAATCTATTTTTATTACAACACCTACAGATATGATTTTAAAACAGCGTCTAGAATCTCGTCAAAGTGATGATGCCATCACTATTCAAAAGCGTATTCAAAATGCCTATGAAGAAATGCAACATATCCATGAATTTGATTTTGTAATTATTAATGATAATATCAATCAAGCATCAAAATCTATTCTGGCAATTGCCCACTCGCTTTCTTGCACAAATTTTGATGCTCTAGCACTAAACAAAAAATGGAAAACTATATAA